Proteins from a single region of Primulina tabacum isolate GXHZ01 chromosome 5, ASM2559414v2, whole genome shotgun sequence:
- the LOC142544352 gene encoding uncharacterized protein LOC142544352, with protein sequence MRGLERYAVQAYLIVLPLSEFDVILGMDWLSSNGAIIDFRQRSISVRSPIGKPSIFEAARDQQMPHIISCMCARKLKKRGCQEFLASIVSVTEPISQMLEDVDVVTEFPSVFPDDVSGIPPDKEIEFSIELMPGTVPISKASYRLTPIEMKELKDHIQDFLDKGFIHTSFSPRGALVLFVKKKDGSMRLCTDYREQNMVTVKNN encoded by the coding sequence ATGAGGGGATTGGAGAGGTATGCAGTGCAGGCAtatttgattgtgctaccgttATCGGAGTTTGATgttattctgggtatggactggctttcATCGAACGGAGCTATTATAGACTTCCGACAGAGATCAATATCTGTCCGATCGCCCATCGGTAAGCCGTCTATTTTTGAGGCAGCCAGAGaccagcaaatgccgcacataaTCTCTtgcatgtgtgcgaggaagctcaaGAAAAGAGGCTGCCAAGAATTTTTGGCCAGTATAGTATCAGTTACAGAGCCAATCAGTCAGATGCTAGAGGACGTTGATGTAGTCACAGAGTTTCCCAGtgttttccctgacgatgtttcaggcatccCACCAGACAAAGAGATAGAATTCTCTATCGAGCTCATGCCTGGTACCGTGCCTATCTCTAAGGCATCCTACCGTCTAACACCTATAgagatgaaagaactgaaagatcaTATACAAGATTTTTTAGATAAAGGATTCATTCACACTAGCTTTTCTCCGAGGGGTGCACTGGTACTGTTcgttaaaaagaaggatggcagcatgAGGCTTTGCACTGACTACCGAGAGCAAAACATggtcacagtcaagaacaaCTAG